In the Mus pahari chromosome 19, PAHARI_EIJ_v1.1, whole genome shotgun sequence genome, one interval contains:
- the LOC110336957 gene encoding disintegrin and metalloproteinase domain-containing protein 25, whose protein sequence is MQTRQRASSFAASEDKVAMGKAVVYMRIPHLYLWLEILIILSSWPLTAYAQHTSLPEVVVPLRVTGNRPMWDMGWLTYSLHFGGQKXXIXXKAKXFLXSSLFSVFTYTKQGALHKDQPYVQKDCYYHGYMDGDPESMVAITTCYGGFQGILQINGTVYEIKPKNFSSTFEHLVHKMDSEEXELLPMRCALTEEGIAWQMKLQKNENPTLMQSHYEGWWTHRRFLDLALVVDRERIRYHNNNTSRVLVEVFTIVNIINNIYETLDVELLLLGVEMWNERNHVQVRNIEDLLIDFCIWKALSLNFRIPNDIAHLFVNYDFGIYLGLAYIGTVCVPSHNCGVDRLLGRNLFHFGHIIAHEMGHNLGMHHDNSSCTCGGNDCLMAPTDNGIQKFSNCSYSDFWTTYATAKCMRKEKKSLGILKSKLCGDGVVDIGEQCDCGTAKGCAEDPCCKSSCTLKAGAACASGLCCTDCQILPSGRVCREKVNECDLPEWCNGHSHKCPNDVYLLDGSPCRDGGYCYEKRCNNRDEQCKQIFGKEARSADHSCYRELNTQGDRFGNCGMIRGTYLRCHDPDILCGRVQCENVTGIPFLREHSTVHWTHLNGVTCWGTDYHFGMTIPDIGIVKDGTDCGSEHVCINKKCVSKSIWTSPCSPKTCNMKGVCNNLHHCHCNLGWDPPHCLESGFGGSVDSGPLYYNEKKHKKSIGLAILIWILFACFFLLFAVFLFLLRSYVELPMSEKTQVSSSERKEDNSGVIAETE, encoded by the coding sequence ATGCAAACAAGACAAAGGGCATCCTCCTTTGCTGCCTCAGAGGACAAGGTGGCTATGGGTAAGGCTGTGGTATACATGAGGATACCTCATCTGTACCTCTGGCTAGAAATACTGATCATTCTTTCATCATGGCCCTTGACTGCNTATGCTCAGCACACCAGCCTCCCAGAAGTAGTGGTACCCTTACGGGTCACAGGCAACAGACCAATGTGGGATATGGGATGGCTGACCTATAGCCTGCATTTTGGGGGTCAGAAACANTTNATTNACATNAAGGCCAAGANGTTCTTGGNTTCTAGTCTCTTCTCTGTATTCACCTACACTAAGCAAGGTGCTCTGCACAAGGACCAGCCTTATGTCCAGAAGGATTGCTACTACCATGGCTATATGGATGGAGACCCAGAGTCTATGGTGGCTATTACCACCTGTTATGGAGGCTTTCAAGGAATACTGCAGATAAATGGCACAGTCTATGAAATCAAGCCCAAGAACTTTTCTTCcacatttgaacatttggttcaCAAGATGGACAGTGAGGAGNCAGAATTACTCCCCATGAGATGTGCATTGACAGAAGAAGGGATAGCATGGCAAATGAAACTTCAGAAGAATGAAAACCCCACCCTGATGCAAAGCCACTATGAGGGATGGTGGACCCACAGGCGTTTTCTTGACCTGGCATTGGTTGTTGACCGTGAGCGAATTCGTTATCATAACAATAATACATCACGTGTGTTAGTGGAAGTATTCACTATtgtcaatataataaataatatttatgagACACTGGATGTTGAACTACTTTTACTTGGAGTTGAGATGTGGAATGAAAGAAACCACGTGCAGGTACGTAACATCGAAGACCTCCtaattgatttttgtatttgGAAGGCTCTCAGCCTTAATTTTCGAATTCCAAATGACATTGCACATCTTTTTGTGAATTATGATTTTGGTATTTACCTTGGTTTAGCCTATATTGGAACTGTCTGTGTGCCATCTCATAATTGTGGAGTTGATCGTCTGTTAGGACGTAATCTTTTTCATTTTGGACATATTATAGCACACGAGATGGGTCATAATCTGGGTATGCACCATGATAACAGCTCATGTACATGTGGAGGAAATGATTGCTTAATGGCTCCAACAGACAATGGTATCCAGAAGTTCAGTAACTGTAGTTATTCTGACTTCTGGACTACATACGCTACTGCCAAGTGTATGCGCAAGGAAAAGAAGTCACTAGGCATCCTCAAAAGCAAGCTCTGTGGGGATGGAGTGGTTGACATTGGAGAGCAGTGTGATTGTGGAACTGCAAAAGGCTGTGCAGAAGATCCATGTTGTAAGTCCAGCTGCACCCTGAAAGCTGGGGCTGCCTGTGCTTCCGGGCTTTGTTGCACGGATTGCCAGATCTTGCCATCAGGCAGAGTTTGCAGAGAAAAGGTCAATGAATGTGACCTTCCAGAATGGTGCAATGGACATTCACATAAGTGTCCTAATGACGTTTATTTGCTTGATGGGAGTCCCTGTAGAGATGGTGGCTACTGCTATGAGAAGAGATGTAATAACCGAGATGAACAGTGTAAGCAAATCTTCGGCAAAGAAGCCAGGAGTGCAGATCACAGTTGCTACAGAGAACTCAACACCCAAGGTGACCGTTTTGGCAACTGTGGTATGATCAGAGGTACATACTTAAGATGTCATGACCCGGACATCCTCTGTGGCAGAGTTCAGTGTGAGAATGTAACAGGCATTCCTTTTTTGAGGGAGCATTCCACTGTACACTGGACTCACCTCAATGGTGTCACCTGTTGGGGGACTGACTACCATTTTGGGATGACAATCCCTGACATTGGTATTGTGAAAGATGGCACAGACTGTGGTTCAGAGCATGTGTGTATTAATAAGAAGTGTGTCAGTAAGTCAATTTGGACAAGTCCGTGTTCACCCAAGACATGCAACATGAAAGGTGTATGCAACAATTTACACCACTGCCACTGTAACCTTGGGTGGGACCCACCACATTGCCTGGAAAGTGGCTTTGGAGGGAGTGTTGACAGTGGCCCTCTGTActataatgaaaagaaacacaagaaaagtaTTGGGCTAGCAATTCTTATTTGgattctttttgcttgttttttccttttgttcgctgtgttcctttttctcttgaGGAGTTATGTAGAACTACCTATGAGTGAAAAAACCCAAGTTTCCtcctcagaaaggaaagaagataacagTGGTGTAATCGCTGAAACAGAATAA